In one window of Solanum pennellii chromosome 2, SPENNV200 DNA:
- the LOC107011572 gene encoding probable esterase KAI2 — MGIVEEAHNVKILGSGEQTVVLAHGFGTDQSVWKHLVPHLIDEYRVVLFDNMGAGTTNPDYFDFERYSSLEGYAYDVIAILEEFQIRSCIFVGHSVSAMVGAIASIARPDLFTKIVTVSASPRYLNDSEYYGGFEREELDQLFEAVKTNYKSWCSGFAPLVVGGDMDSVAIQEFSRTLFNMRPDIALSVIQIIFLSDLRHLLPHVSVPFHIIQSMKDLAVPVVVSEYLSQNLGSESIVEVMSTEGHLPQLSSPDVVIPVLLRHIRHDIAL; from the exons ATGGGGATAGTTGAAGAAGCACATAACGTGAAGATTTTAGGTTCAGGTGAGCAGACAGTAGTGTTAGCACATGGGTTTGGGACTGACCAGTCGGTGTGGAAGCATCTGGTGCCGCATTTGATTGATGAGTATAGAGTTGTTTTGTTTGATAATATGGGTGCTGGAACAACTAATCCAGATTACTTTGATTTTGAACGTTACTCTTCGCTAGAAGGATATGCTTATGATGTAATTGCGATATTAGAAGAATTTCAAATCCGCAGTTGCATTTTCGTTGGTCACTCTGTTTCTGCTATGGTTGGTGCTATTGCTTCCATTGCTCGACCTGATCTTTTCACTAAAATTGTCACTGTATCTGCTTCTCCAAG GTATTTGAACGACTCGGAGTACTACGGAGGATTTGAACGAGAAGAGCTTGATCAACTGTTCGAAGCAGTAAAAACAAATTACAAATCATGGTGTTCAGGATTTGCACCGTTAGTTGTTGGAGGGGACATGGATTCTGTTGCAATCCAAGAATTCAGCAGGACTCTATTCAACATGAGACCAGACATTGCACTAAGCGTAATACAAATCATATTCCTAAGTGATTTAAGGCATTTGTTGCCTCATGTGTCTGTCCCATTTCACATAATTCAGAGCATGAAGGACTTGGCCGTACCCGTGGTGGTGTCCGAATATCTCAGCCAGAACCTCGGGTCCGAATCTATCGTTGAGGTTATGTCAACGGAAGGACATCTTCCGCAGCTCAGCTCACCGGATGTTGTGATTCCGGTGCTGCTTCGCCATATTCGTCATGATATTGCTCTTTGA